GTTTCTTTGTGTTTCTTCGAATGTTTCTTTACAGGTTACGTCATCGCCCTATTTGTGGTTTCCATAACAACCTGGATAACACTAGGGGGCGTCTGTGTGGTGTGCAGTATCCGTAGGAGGCGCTATAAGTCTAAGATTGAATACAAACGGTGAGTCAAGCATCAAGGGAaactcccctcctcctcctcctcatcctcccACGCTTACTAGTATTACTTTGTCTTGGGTTCTCACATCAGCTTTATGTTctacccttttttttaaatcccaaTCCCGTTCGTTACCATTATTTTCCCTCATGGTTTAATCTTCAAAGATTGTGGGTATCCCTTTCGAGTTTTCCCGCCAAGTAGAGCTTGGAGCATCCctgggattttttttatccCCTCATGATATCGAAGTTATCattattcctttctttcttttttttgttgtggCACGTTTTCAATGTTTGAATATTCAGGGGAATTCCCTGATGTAAATGAGATTTGGATGAATCAGTATATGCGTCTCCCCACCCCCTCAAATTCTTATAcgcctttaatttcttttaatgaTCATATGCACATTTCTTTGTCTGTTCTTGCATACAAAATCGACTTCTTAAATATTTCTTCTGATCATCACATGCCTCAACCAGGTCACACTCAAATGAGATTTGGAATATTGATCCTAAATAGGCCGTTTGTTCGGACCGGACGCTAATTTTTTCTAGAACGTTTTAGCAGTATTACGTAAATCGTTTGAACGCAATATGTCAGAGAATATTTCGAAGCACTGATCTTAACAGTATTCAAGTTATCTATGTGCTATTTCGTACGTATATTTCGTGAAATCGTGAggtaaagtgatttttttttctgctgtgTCCGCGTTTCCGTCTACCTTCTccgtatgtttttttttgggatCGAAAATCGAATCATTAAATTCGCCTGTATTGTTTACAGGCTTTCAATCTaaatttctatttattcattttgtcttttatgattattttctttcagagATTCGGATTATTGTGAGGAATTGGACTCAGATGAAGAGACAGAACTAGGGACCAACAGCACGCAACCTAcaacaggtatgtatcatgctTATTTGTAACGGAAACCATATAGTAGGATCCGAATATGATATTCTTTCATGCATCATTTAAACTTTGAAGTTATATTACGATATAGACTTGTTGAGAATTAAACGATTTTTTGACCCATTGATATTTTTCCCCTTATAAATGAAGATATGTCTTTTTCGAAagaagtgcacacctagttaccaagaatATAGCATTTCcgtttatttgaatgtaggatatAATAAGAGCACTGTCGATTAAACGCCCTGCTCACGGACATAGGTGCCGTAGCCGGGAATAGAACCCCAGACTTTCAAAGATGActagtcaggcgccttagaccactcggtcaTGGCACCTCTGCTTATACTTTCGAAGTGACGACAGCATTCCACAAATACTTCACCTTCATCAATGTTCGTACAAGTCAGAACAATACAAAGAAATTTAAGGCATTTTCCAATATTTCTGTCAACAATTATGACATCTGTGATTGCTTGTCACTCTGCAGGTCCTATGTAGTTTTCAGACACGTGGTTATATGTGAATAACCTTGAAACATGTTCTACTCTTTGAATTTTTTCTACTTGTCGTTTTTTAAGTTAATTAACGTGCCGctcctttcttattttccaataCCCTATACAGTAACTACTGCATCTGAGATAAACACATCAGCGAACGAATCCTCGTCGTCTCCTCCGCCTTCTCTGTTacctccaccaccaccgccTCCGGCATCATTACCGccctcatcatcgtcatcgtcaccgGCACTACCCATGAGACCTCCGGATGTCAACAAGCACCACGTCCGGTTCGCTGGGAGCACCTCCCCGCATCTTAAACACAGTCCTCCTCCGGACCCTCCGATACCAGAGCCGTCAGACTCCAGAAGCTTGGAATCCTCAACCAGTAGTGATGATTCACACGTATACCTGAACGTCGATCATGTTGACCGCGAAGATTCCATGTATAGCATTGACTATTCACACCCATACGAATACCTTAACAAGAACGGGGAGAATGGGTTGTTGGGAGGTGGATTAAATGGCGACGATCCTCTCGAAATGTCGCCGGAGTGTTTTTTATTACAGTACATGGTCCAACGACAGATGAGGGCGCTGAACAATGCTCCACATGGTTACGTGAACGACTCAGTAGCCAAGTGGCAGGACAGAAATATCAGCAAGAGGTTGTTTCCGTTTGGGCAGGCGCCGTTTCCCATAAACTCGAATACGCCTGCAGCCGTGGTCGTCGGCGCGGCGGCAAACCGTGGTCGAAATGAAGCAAGGGAGATTCTCCAATCTGCGTTCCGGCGAAACGGGAAACCGACCATTAAGCCGAAACCAGACGTACTGAAACGTGTCCCTCCCAGCAAAAAGTCTGGCCCTCACCAAAGACTCCTCGAGAAATCCGAGAGTACAGAATCAGAAAGTGAACACGTGATCCTCAACGGTTGTTCGTTAACGAATGGCACGAATAGACGGAACAATAACCCTGATACGAGAACTGACTCAAATAGCAATCCAAAGCAGATTTCGTGTCAGCAGCTTAAGCCTGTCATTCAAGAACGACCCGGAACAGTCCCGAGTCCGTTAAAATACAGAGACGATGACGATGAAGGAGAAGATATTCTTTCTTCTTCGGATGACCATATTTACGAAAACTCACAAATTCGAAAACCATGCTATAGATTTGCCAATAAATCACGGAGTACAGATCAGTTGAGTTCCTGATGATataatggtgacatgaactACAAGATATCTTCGTGACAACTTTCCTCCCCGGTAATGTGTAGTTTTGAATGATTAACAACAGTATTTTCTTATCCATGGGTTATTTGGAAGAATAATACTTTGCAAGATaaaagtggataccatgcgtcgAGAATGGGAGTCGAAAACTCGATCCGACCGAGTGTGCCATAAACGGTCTGTTCGATCCAAATACGCGACTTACCCGTTCCTGAACTACTAGAGAAGAGCTTTTGCCGAACTGTTTAACCTTGTACTTGTGGGTGGGATAAAGGTgtaaaataattgataaaacaCAACATGAAGGGCTGCAAATGGGGCATTATGGAATTAAGTTTTCATAATCATCACTTCTTCCTTAATTAATGCctccttttcacaaaataatattctGTGTTAAAGGACGGAAAGGGCTGGGTTTTGCAATACAAAGCAATCACGGCTTAATGTATTAATTGAAAAAAGTCCCGAGTATCTAGGAGAACTGATTATAGTAAATTATATTACCAAATTTCAGGTTTACTCGAGAGAGAAATGGTAAAAcggaaaaaagagaaacaaatcCAGTGTTGAGATGCtactgtttatggtaactcccgtaggaactggtaaacgccaagctggtatataactaattacctaggaaacattttacgtctagttTAATCAGTCAtggtggctgaccttatagacgacagatattactctcgggccttgTTAtaaaagtggagacaatggcagagtggggttcgaactcacaaccttgctattatgagtccaatgctctagctaaccactagaccacacgacccgtgaAATACTGTATATTGCTATGACTGTCCAAACATCAGCAATGGAAACCTATCCCTATCTAGATCTGAGAGCACATTCCGAAAAAGATTTTTTTCGTTAAAAAGAATGCTCAATATTGGACTAAGCTAACAAAAATGAACAATCGAATTCTGTCAATAGGAATCATATTCTCTTCAGTGAAATAAACCTtgcttcatttaaaaaaggtAGTATTAAATTTTCAAGTTAAGCGATGGAACTAATCTAAGTATGACTATTTTCCTTAAATCATGGTATCAATATTCTTCTATTTcgaattattgatattctgtatttgagtgttatttttattaatcgAATATTAGATCATCGGCATGAGGCCGAGCTCTCAATATTCAACCCACATCCATTCCCTACACCACACATCAACGGTCTAGATGGCGGGGCACGGCGGTTTGTGGATGTAATCATCGGAGCCCTTTCCGCCAGTTCGCTTTCAGTGGGTTACTATGTTTCgcaatttcttttaatttgtacTTGCCCAACAAAGCAACACTTGCACTAATGTAACCCACTGAAAACGAATTGGCCATACTCTGTAATAAAGTACTCTAATTGCATCCATATTCGAGGCAATATTCGAGCATGAACCGCCATCATTCCAAATGCCACAGCATACCTTACGCTACGTCGACCCGAATTTGAAATATACCGTTATAATAATCAATAATCAAATTAAACCATGCAACAAACTAGAGTCCAAGTTCTGAATCGTCGTATGAATACTTCAATCCATTTTAATGGCTATTCCATTCCTCCTCATATTAAGTTAAATTcaaaatcgtaatgacgtcataaaaaaatattgcgaTTAAAGCAAAGTGCGAAGATCACCAAAGGACTCCATAAGGATTAGCTAAGATGTTTAGCCAATTTGGTCATTGCTCTTAACAAAAGGATTGCAACTACTTAAATTGTTGAAATTAGTATTCTAATATTCATCCTGAACTTCAAATAAgatcattatattaataataaaaataatcaaattttcagttttgtCCAAAATCGGAAATTAGACCACTCGTAAAAAGTAGTGTGCTGTGGTCTAAGCCGGTGATGTATGATCGCCCCTTTACTCTCTCGATGAAGTATTCTTTGACTCTGCCCAGTAAGAGGTGATGTATcccattctttttttatcaacTTCTGTGATTGTCTCTCTCTTTAATTTATTcgaagaaaatataaatttacacCTTTGTTTTTCAAATCCGTGCGAGTAGGCCGCCAAATACAAATCTCTTTCTGACACCCAAACACACTCAAACACACCCATCCGCATTCTCCCTGGCCCCTCCCTGCCCCCAcacttctctttctctctcttcccaccccctccccctcagaTCATTCTCCCTCTCTATTTTGCAAGTCTGATTCTATCACATAAACTCTCCCCAatctctcttcttttctttctcacaTTATTCTTCCCATTCAATCTCCTTATTCATTTCACTTACGTTACTACATATGACTTTATATGCCGACTTTAACGTAGAAATTAGTGTGTGCATCGTGATctatttccaatattttttttttagtacgatcatgattatttgtatattagaatttttttcattttctttgattcACCACCGACTGGGCATTATTATGATTGAAACAGACTCTTTCATGCGTGGCAATATATTTATGTACTTTACTATGTTTGTATGATGATGTTTTTGTAacaaaaagtacatgtatgaagttGATGATTGAATATTTATAcaattaaagataaaaataaaacttgaaatataCTTTACTGGTGGAAATCTCTCTATCTTTTGCGTCATTATTTCACTTGTCATCATTTATGGTGCaatatgtacatgcatgtatgtacATAAATTCACGTAAAGAtgtaacaattaaaaaaaaaatgtcgaaagtttgaaagaaatcggaagaatttgaaaaaaaagagcaaagtAGAGAGACATTATGGTTGTGTCATGAAATAGTAACACTattcattcaaaattaaattaaaatagcCCTTTGCATcatcctaccccccccccccccccacaaaaaaaattataatttcttgGTATCAAACCTGACCTAATGTCATTTGAAGAAAACGGGAAAATCCTTGGTGTGAAATACTTTCCAAAGAATATGAAATGCCTAACTGTTACACCTGGAAAGGGGATCATCATAACACATTTACACATAGAGTAATTATTAGTTTGTTATATTTCAAAAGCCTGACACCCATGTCCACACACCTCCAAGTTTAACATGCATTGATTGTCTCTTGACATATACTTCCCTTTGTTTTCACACACTCTCACACACCCACTTATATGAAAACAGCACTGTATAGAAACAAAAGTTTCAAGATATATATTTgccaatatatatttcatatatgcaTGTATCTTATGTTCTCAACGGATACATTCAGCATGTTATTACAACTAACCATGAttctatatataaaaataatacaaggtTTGAAAAAATACCATCATTGATTCAATGTTCAGAAAGATATCAAAATTATTCAGATATTTAAAGAACATTAATTAACATGTAAATGTACGGCCCaatcaatcaattgcaagttcgAGAATAGCTGtgattaattaataaataatggaagaaatacacgtatataaaGACCTTATCTTATTGAATAATCCAGTTGCGGTTCAGGGCCCAATGCTGAGTGATCAATCTTATAACTGATTTGTAACGATCGATCACTCATCAATAATCAAAACAATCTAATGCAAAAATAGGCCTCATCATTAATTGCaccaatttttaaaaagaatgatgataatacttGCAGAACAACAATAGATTCTCAACAGACTTTCATTTACTATGATGAATTAAGATATTTAATAATTATCTTtgcaaatcaatttcaaatcaagATTTAATTTTCCTATTCAATAATTGTACTGACATTAAGAAACAAATAAAGCTATATGACATTGcacattcaaattttttttattaggttATGATACTACATCTTCACACTTTTCTATAAATCAATGTTTAAATTATGTATTTGCACAAattatcatataaaatattttaaaaacataatcCTTTGCCATTGCACACtatgttcattttttcatacaatcAAGAAAACTACATCTGAATCTACTTGCATGTCATGGTCTTGCAAAATGAACTATTGATGTTCCTATATTGTATGATATGTTTGAATGCAGATATGATACTAGTATTCAAATATGATGCAGACaaatattggttgattgtttGAAAGTGCAGTATAAGCAATCACACTTCAGAAATGAATTTCTCTAAGTGAAAATACATAAGTGTTCGGGGTTTTTTTAGCTCAAAGAATTtacaaaaagaggaaaaagtaaTGGCACACTTCCACATGGCCAAGCTATTCACATTAAAACTCTTTGGATTATGATTAGGTCATAGGAATGTTCTGTTCATAGAAAATTCTATGGAAAAGGAAACATACATTACAAAAATTATCAATGTTTTGGTTCAGCTTTCAGAAAATTAGGAAgtacaaaatcatgaaaacaaattgTCATGAATGATCATAAgaatattatttataaaaattggaAGCGCATCCCTTTAAAACAAAAGTAACACACACACAGTATGTTATCCCAACTTCTGTATGAAAATAATGCCTCTGTGCATATCATGCAAACTAGATTTATAAGTAAAATATTTAAGTCCAAGTCTCTTTCCTCCAATATCAATTACATGCATATTATACTTAAAGAAGATTATTCTGAATTCTAGGATTAAATATGTTCCATTCATATAAATAGGAGTTACAATATTATAATaatctaataataatataataataagataatgataatagtagttataatatcatttatatgAAAGAAATCAAATACCAAAATAAGCCTTACAACTTAAAATCACATAATACCTACACATTTGAAACCTATTCCCTCGTTTGTGTCTATTAACCAATTAACAAGATTCCAATACTAAATAACAAAATCAGGACATTAATTtcttcttgtgatttttttcttaaaataacaaaatcatgataaatttacttttcCTATAATCTAGCTTGAGAAATAATACTAAAAATACTcctaacaacaataacaatatcaaatgtttgTTGAGTGCTTTTTACACTTGTTTCTAAATGCATATTTTCTGTGTACATCTCAAAATCGggtatcaaaatcaaattaaagaaataaaaaatagagtGGCTATATTACCTCAAGACACACCATAGTTAAAGTATTATTATATGTAAGTACACAGACTTTGTTTAGGGCTCATATAACTGAGCCAACACTTCACATAATGGCCAATTTTAACTTGGTTACCCAAGCGAATAATGGCCTACTTTTTATAAAAGTAGTACTAATCAGTAATGATCTTCCATTCAGATCATTTCATAGTAAAAACCCAATGTTTTACTTCATGAACTATTGCATAAAAAAGTCTTAGGTAATTATAGAGTATATGTGTTTGATATAAAACACTAAATGTAGAAAAcatattctcattttattcctAATTGAAAATGTTCCTGAGCTAGTCACCTAATCACCTTGACTCATCCACCATCATTGAGTACTTCTCAACACCTCAGAACATTGAAAGCCTAACGGTTGAGTCACACATTATTACAtcaataatatatcaataatcATTCTTTAGTACTAAATATTTCACAATAACATTCTTCATTTTGTCAGTaatgattttttgggggggcataCTCTGCCAATGACTTCAACTTACAAtgacttagggggtgttgcaatgaaatatttgcaatcagttgcaaatatactgttgcaattttacaactgatagatcaacgaTAGTTGTAGCAAATCATATtcaacttcttgtttcaaggagcagattagcaatcaatcacgaatttgcaatcaattgcaagacatatgattgatttagggaccaataatagacttgcaattgatcgcaagtttcttgcaacacctcaTTAGTGACCTGAATTACAGTCTAACCAGCTTGATTAAATTTGGTGACAACATCTACGTTGATATTCTTTTCTCCTGTCTTTGTCTGTCAAAACAATGGCCAAGTTGTAACCCGTAACTAAAACCAGTTTGGTCAGCAGATCTGCCAACACgaacaagaacatttcagtattgtaaaaagctgaaaatcaatattttggtgAGGAATTCAGTATTTTCATTGGACATCACATAAAAGTGAGACTTTAGAAATCAGTGGTTTTCAagaaaccatcagtattcttctcatttttcagtacaaaatacagaaaatcagtatacttggcagctctgggtCAGTCTCTCTCAGTGTATGGGACTGCATTGAGCTGTGTTATGCTGCCACCTTGTGATAGAATTGTGCACATGCAATCACCCTGTTCTCCATTAATTGTGAGAGCAATTCAACGTTTCAATAAATTAAGAGTTTCAAGACTTTAttttggtggcagcagtgggattcAACCCTCTGTCACCAATTCAACTTGGGACTAGGACTACAGGGTAAAAGGGACATACACAGGGCATTTGATAGATGCCCTGTGACATAAAAAACATAGGCCCATATTTTGAAGTCGAGTTtgacttaaactcaggtttaaagttgtggtagagatatcatatttcagctcatttggctctcaaattattcataattgtctaggaagtataaatagatgattgtgtTCACCatctgggcgttgtggcgtgcgcctgtaatccaagctatgtggggaagttacaaattgatgcagaggttcgaggttcgagccctggtcacgtctttcggatggtgacgttaaaggtcggtcccagacgtaaataatcatatctgattgatacacgtctgacaaaactcaaatacacacacacacacacacacaccatcgatgaatcatgaaagagcacaataaacataagaaacatacaacttaataaaaattttgacacttttggcttcccataattttagcacagagttagaccatggtctaagttaaacctgatttCAGAATACTGGCCATACAATCTAATGATTGATAGCTAGAGTATATATATCTAGGGCAAACCTTGTACTTTaggagttacaattgattgtatcTCTTAACCTCATAGGACCCTGAAGtcgtaagtaataataatttaagAATATACTGGTAATGTTCAGAGATAGGTTCCATTCAATGAAATCTAAAGTCAATAAAGTATGTTAGACCTCTATACCTTGCCCACATTCAGCTTATTAAATTTCacaatttcagtagcttatcacAGCAGCATACCATATTCCATTGATACAAGTTCCATGAATAAGGCCCCAATATTTCAAAAGCTTCATACAATGGCTTTGTGGTTATACAAAATATAAGACAACTCCACTCAACTTTACTTGAGTTCTTTTTTGCTAGTGTTGGGTAGAGCCAGCGCTGTTAGACCACCAATAGCGAGTAGGACAGCTATCAAAATCATGGGAATGGCACAGTTCAGATCTATAAGAACACCAAACATGAGGCTTCCTATTATAGCACCCAGTCGGTTCAGTACTGATTGAACTCCCAATGCCGTACTCCTGTCAACCGTCAACAAGATAAAAGATACATGTTAGAAAACATAAATGATTAGCACATTCAATATGTTATCTTCTTCCAGTTCGAGTGGTCTACTGACATTACTGATAATATTCCAAGTCGCCGGTCAGCAAAActatcattttttgttgttgtgggGGGTGTCATATTTTGAATGGGGTGGCATCTGACCAGCAATCATTCTCAGTAGACCTTTTAGATTATAACTTTTGTcttaaccaccccccccccctttactcaacaaaaataattgaaatctCATGATTACTTTCaacaaaatgatttgaattcaCAATGACTCATTTCTCGTCATTCCTACAGGATTTAACCCTGTACTACTGAATTACcccaatttaaaaaatcaagtttCCATAGCCCATATGTTAATGCACAGGTCATCCAGTTAAGATAAGCAACATATTCAAATTGAGTGTATAGGTCACAAACCTGCAGCTAGTAGGATAGAGCTCGACTCCAACCACGTTGAGAGTGTTCCAAGTTATGACAGAGATGGCGCCAAACAAACATGACATGATGAGTACATGGGTTCTCGTTTCTAGGAACCAAATGAAGAACACGCTGACGCCGGAGATGATCATACTAGAAGCTGTGATAAGGCAAAGTGTAGAAGTGTGTCAGTGAATATCATGTCATACCATCCTCATACATCCCAAAGATTCAGAAATGATTCAATTAGAAGTGAAAGAATGCTACTATAAGTCCTCTTTAGGAATTCAGTCCTATgagtaaaaaacaaattttaatagcaattgattatatgaatgattttatcACTGATGGTACATAATGATCAACGTAAACAAGTGGAAAATTTAGTTGTAGGATTAATCACTAGGCTATTTGTTAGGGCCTGGTAATCACACACCTCACCTTGGTTGAGAGAGGCAATGTCTTCCCATGGAAAGACATCGGGGTCATGGAGCTGATTTTTAGGATTGACCACACACACTAACATGAATGAAATCAATCATACAATGAGCCCCATGATTACTTGCTACAATTCATTTCAAAGGGAACTGCCTTGTGTGCACCCCAAGTATTTTCTTGTAATTAAGAGATGACAGCAATGTATTGTCATATATCTAGCATTCCTCTGCAATTATATTACACTTTTGCAGTTTAAGCCCGTCTACACTGCCTATGGCTTTCATTTTGAGTCTGCTTCCCTATACTTTCCATCAACATATCCTTTGGAAGACAATGGTGCCTGTCTATGAGTAAGAGAACATTCAGCTTTTCTTACCTTATGGGCCAACTGCTTTAAGTCATTCAACCTCGTACATTAGCAATAATTTAATGCGTGAGCTTTTATTCATTCCATGACACTTGAGTAAACTTCTCTATTGATCCATATTCGCATGACATATtatcatttaataataataataattggcatttatatagcgctttatcaatctacgactgttcaaagcgcttcacaattattattacccagtcactggattcatagcatttcaagccgcctgttaggcgcacacttgctaaaccaaccacaatgacggttgtttcctaccggtacccaatgagcacctgggtgagagtggcaaagtgtggattgacgccttgccaaagggcgctaggccatggtgggattcgaacacacgaccctctgattactaggcgagagtcagaaccgctacaccacggcgcttccacgtATTTATTAATTCTGCATTTTTTCATCTTGTCCATAAACGTAAGAAAGGTAATATACATGGAAAATAGTCCACATTGCACTCACTTATAAGGAGTTTTCTACTCAGTCTATCCATGAGAACTATTGTCAAGAGAT
This genomic interval from Lytechinus pictus isolate F3 Inbred chromosome 3, Lp3.0, whole genome shotgun sequence contains the following:
- the LOC129255966 gene encoding scavenger receptor class F member 2-like; the protein is MSEFTCNDSKLNQNPITTNYRVRCGQVTCNRGQICDEQSQTCGCQPGYRGPRCDRKCEVGHYGVDCRGLCVCSHYEVCHHVTGTCSSSEDDSDGEEMMNPLRPYDRLPPGNGTAMCRSSCGVLSKIGCTCALDGGTCKCPGYVIALFVVSITTWITLGGVCVVCSIRRRRYKSKIEYKRDSDYCEELDSDEETELGTNSTQPTTVTTASEINTSANESSSSPPPSLLPPPPPPPASLPPSSSSSSPALPMRPPDVNKHHVRFAGSTSPHLKHSPPPDPPIPEPSDSRSLESSTSSDDSHVYLNVDHVDREDSMYSIDYSHPYEYLNKNGENGLLGGGLNGDDPLEMSPECFLLQYMVQRQMRALNNAPHGYVNDSVAKWQDRNISKRLFPFGQAPFPINSNTPAAVVVGAAANRGRNEAREILQSAFRRNGKPTIKPKPDVLKRVPPSKKSGPHQRLLEKSESTESESEHVILNGCSLTNGTNRRNNNPDTRTDSNSNPKQISCQQLKPVIQERPGTVPSPLKYRDDDDEGEDILSSSDDHIYENSQIRKPCYRFANKSRSTDQLSS